TGATCTCGCTTCTCTAGTCTTTCATCAATATAACGTTGTTGGTCATCCATTTTCTTAGCCATCTGCTGTAACATTACGTTTTGTTGTTGAATCATCTCTTTTAACTCGATATATCGCTCGTCATGTTGCTCATTTTCTGTTATAACGTTTGTATCAACCTCTGACATATCTTTTTCCTTAACCCATGTCATAATTGCGCCACAAGCCTGTTTTAATGTCATATCAGGGTGTGATTTGATTTCAATTAACTTCCGGAGCGTTATAACATCATTATCCATAAATCCACGGTGGCCATGCTCATTCTTATGAAAGTGGAATCCGTGTTCCTCGAGCATGATACAGTACTTCCTCAAAGTAGACTCCTGGATTT
This Bacillus clarus DNA region includes the following protein-coding sequences:
- a CDS encoding DUF3967 domain-containing protein — its product is MTDKTDSSLSIYISKDVATMLKIQESTLRKYCIMLEEHGFHFHKNEHGHRGFMDNDVITLRKLIEIKSHPDMTLKQACGAIMTWVKEKDMSEVDTNVITENEQHDERYIELKEMIQQQNVMLQQMAKKMDDQQRYIDERLEKRDQQLMGAIREMQEEKRVLLETASASQEKKWYKFWK